One Leeia speluncae genomic window, GTACTGCTTTACTGCATGCGCTAATTTTTCAGAAGCGGATGGGTTATGCCACACCATAGAAAACATGACAGCTTTTTGAGCATCGCTAAGTGCTGAAACCTCTACGCCTGCCTTGGCTAGGTTTTTATTTAATTTTGCTTCATATTCAGGTGCAAATTGATCAACCAACGCTTTACTTTGAGCATCTGTTAATGTCAGTTGTTTTTGCCATTCCGGAGAAGCAAACACATACGAATGACCTGACTTATCTAATTTTAAAGAGGTTATTTCACCGATTGCTTTACCTCGTGAAGAAGCTTCAAAATCTTTGAATTTTGGATGAGAACCATCTGGTGTATGTTGTAGGACATGCCCAACTTGCTGCAAATCAGCTTTTAATTTTGGTAAAGGATATCCAATCGCCTCTTCTACCTTTGCCCATCTCTCTTCATTAAAGGCACCGTTTTTTCCATTACATAAATTGATGCCAGCACCAATCGTTGGATACCCTTTTGTATCTAGATAAACATATCCAACCACATCTTCCATCTGCTTAAGTGCAGCATACCGAGCAGACTCATAACTCATTTATTCACCATTCATCACATTGTCATAAAACGCGAATAATACCATTAGCATTTAAATATGCAATATACATATGAAGATTTTATACGTAAAAAAACCCGCTAGTGCGGGTTTATCTCGGTGGTTCTGTTTACACAATCTGACTAGAGAAATCGTAATCCCTCTATCCAAACTTGTTCGATTGCTAGCGATCTATTCATCACGACAAGATCAGAAAATGCCCCGAGCACCAATTGCCCTCTATCCGCCATACCCAAATACTCTGCAGGGTTTTTAGACAGTCGTTTCGAGGCTTCCGCGAGTGGCAAACCAATACTGACCAAGTTACGCAGCGCTTGATCCATTGTTAGCGTACTTCCTGCTAGCGTGCCATCGGCTAACCGCACTGCACCTAAGCACTTATGCACCGTTTGACGCCCTAATTGGTAATCGCCATCTGGCATACCGGTGGCGGCCGTTGCATCAGTCACGGCATACAGCTGAGGAATCGCTCTTAAGGCAGATAAAATCGCGCCGGGGTGTACATGAATTAAATCAGGGATAATTTCTGCAAATTGCGCATGTGCTAAGGCTGCACCTACTTGGCCCGGTGCACGATGATGCAACGCAGTCATCGCATTAAACAAATGAGTAAAGCCCGAAGCTCCTTCATTAAGCGCAGCCAACGCCTCTTCATAAGATGCATTGCTATGGCCTAACTGAACACGAATCCCTTTATCTGCCAACTGCCTGATTAAGGCTAAATGCCCAGTCAACTCTGGGGCCATGGTCAGTACTTTAATCGCGGCAATTGCATCATAATTCGCCACATCGGCAAGGGTGGCACTACTCGCGTAATCTGGTTGCGCACCAAGTTTGGCAGGGCTAATAAATGGCCCTTCCAAGTGCACACCTAATACTTTTGCACCACCACCAGATACGGGCATTTGTTCCGCAATACCGCTTAACGCTCGCTCAATATCACTGGCAGGCGCCGTCATCGTCGTCGCTAATAGGGACGTCGTACCATAACGTGCATGGGTAGTGGTGATGGTCTGAATCGCATCCCCGCCCTCCATCACATCCCGGCCTCCACCCCCATGTACATGCAGGTCGATGAAGCCAGGCAGGATATACGGTAAGGCATTGGTTGTGGGATCCGTTGGCGTTGCGTCTATCGATAGTATTCGGCTAGCAATTTCGATTTGCCCAACCACCCAACCAGCCGGCGTAAGAATATTTCCCTGTAGAAAACTCATTGCTTAACCTGCGTTTTTGCTAGCTGTTGCTGCAAATAGATATATGACCCAACGACCGCATCTGCTTTTGCAGCAACAATTTTTGCCTGATAACTAGGTGATAAACGCGTAACCAAACTTTCAGCCAGACCGCCGGCTAAGCAAATGGGCAATGAACCGCTAGGGTCTAGCGCCACTAAGTGGCGTTCTATCTCTTTTGCCGCTGCATTTAAAATTGCATCTGCCTGCGGGTCCAGATGGGCTTGGCTAACCACAATGGGGGCTAGTTGGCCAAACTGGTGTTGACCAGCACTAGCTAACCAAGTTTGAAACACGGCACGATGATCACCACAAAATGCCATGATGGCATTCGATAACGGCGAAGGAGGAAGTCGACCATCCATCACCTTCTGTAGTAACTGCGCGGCTTGCAATCCAATCCAAGCACCGCTTGCTTCATCGCCACTTGGAAATCCCCAGCCACCCACTTCTCGCACTTGGCCTTGCTGATCCCATACTTCACCAGCACTACCGGTACCAGCAATCATTAATACACCGGGCTCACCATCATGCGCCCCTAGTAAGGCACTGTGCACATCATTCGTTAGCGTAATGAAACCAAACCCTGGCTGATGCGCCAAGAATGCTTTTGCCCATGGTTGGTGATGTACGCCAGATAACCCTAATCCTAAGGCAAACGTGGACCATTTTGCCTCGGCAATACCTGCTTCTGCGGCTGCATCGGTTAACAGCGTTAAGATCGTATGCCAAGCTTGGTCTACCCCCTGCCCTAAAGCAGAGGGGCCACCCACTACGCGCGCAAGTAAGGTGCCATCTAGTTGATAGAGGGCAAGCCTCGTAGATGAACCACCCCCATCTACTGCTACCAAATAATTTATCGACATGCTAATTCGTCTTTATTTCAGAGATGGGCGCCAGCATACGCTATCCATCGCCAACGCCCAATACCCACGCTATACGTCTAGCCTTTCACACAAACCACTTGCCTTAATGTATGCACAATTTCTACTAAATCTCGTTGGGCATGCATCACCGCGTCAATATCCTTATACGCCATCGGAATTTCATCAATTACATCTGCATCTTTCCGACATTCCACATGCTTCGTGGCGGCAATTTGATCTTCGACGGTGAATTTCTTTTTCGCTTGCGTACGGCTCATTACCCGACCAGCGCCGTGGCTACAGGAACAAAATGCTTCTTCGTTTCCTAACCCTCTCACAATAAAGCTTTTCGCCCCCATCGACCCCGGTATAATTCCCAATTGCCCTTTTTGCGCAGAAACAGCCCCTTTTCTTGTCACCAATACCTCTTGTCCAAAATGCGTTTCTTTTTGCACATAGTTATGGTGGCAATTCACGGCTTCCACTGTCGCATCAAATGGTTTTTTAATTACCTGCTTTAACGCGGCAATCACGTTTTGCATCATCACCATCCGGTTTCGCCGGGCATAATCTTGCGCCCACCCTACGGCTTCTACATAGTCGTTGTAGTGTTGGCTACCTTCTTCAAAATAGGCCAAATCCCGATTGGGTAAATTGGCGATATGTTGTCGCATATCCGCTTGGGCAAGTTCGATAAAGTGGTTACCGATGGCATTCCCCACGCCTCTCGATCCGCTATGGAGCATAATCCACACCCGGTTTTGCTCATCTAGGCACAGTTCAATAAAGTGGTTCCCCGTTCCTAAGGTACCCAAATGCTTATAGTGGTTGGTCTTTTCTAAATGCGGATACTTTTGCGTAATG contains:
- the nagA gene encoding N-acetylglucosamine-6-phosphate deacetylase; this encodes MSFLQGNILTPAGWVVGQIEIASRILSIDATPTDPTTNALPYILPGFIDLHVHGGGGRDVMEGGDAIQTITTTHARYGTTSLLATTMTAPASDIERALSGIAEQMPVSGGGAKVLGVHLEGPFISPAKLGAQPDYASSATLADVANYDAIAAIKVLTMAPELTGHLALIRQLADKGIRVQLGHSNASYEEALAALNEGASGFTHLFNAMTALHHRAPGQVGAALAHAQFAEIIPDLIHVHPGAILSALRAIPQLYAVTDATAATGMPDGDYQLGRQTVHKCLGAVRLADGTLAGSTLTMDQALRNLVSIGLPLAEASKRLSKNPAEYLGMADRGQLVLGAFSDLVVMNRSLAIEQVWIEGLRFL
- a CDS encoding RtcB family protein, with protein sequence MTYQVLQSEKGKAIKMWTDGVPVELDAQKQLMDTAKMPFIFKHMAVMPDVHLGKGSTIGSVIPTKGAIIPAAVGVDIGCGMMAACTTLTASDLPDHLYQIRSAIETAVPHGRTPGGRDKGAWSDPGSEVDAMWAALLPGFKAITQKYPHLEKTNHYKHLGTLGTGNHFIELCLDEQNRVWIMLHSGSRGVGNAIGNHFIELAQADMRQHIANLPNRDLAYFEEGSQHYNDYVEAVGWAQDYARRNRMVMMQNVIAALKQVIKKPFDATVEAVNCHHNYVQKETHFGQEVLVTRKGAVSAQKGQLGIIPGSMGAKSFIVRGLGNEEAFCSCSHGAGRVMSRTQAKKKFTVEDQIAATKHVECRKDADVIDEIPMAYKDIDAVMHAQRDLVEIVHTLRQVVCVKG
- a CDS encoding BadF/BadG/BcrA/BcrD ATPase family protein, with the translated sequence MSINYLVAVDGGGSSTRLALYQLDGTLLARVVGGPSALGQGVDQAWHTILTLLTDAAAEAGIAEAKWSTFALGLGLSGVHHQPWAKAFLAHQPGFGFITLTNDVHSALLGAHDGEPGVLMIAGTGSAGEVWDQQGQVREVGGWGFPSGDEASGAWIGLQAAQLLQKVMDGRLPPSPLSNAIMAFCGDHRAVFQTWLASAGQHQFGQLAPIVVSQAHLDPQADAILNAAAKEIERHLVALDPSGSLPICLAGGLAESLVTRLSPSYQAKIVAAKADAVVGSYIYLQQQLAKTQVKQ